A section of the Lynx canadensis isolate LIC74 chromosome A1, mLynCan4.pri.v2, whole genome shotgun sequence genome encodes:
- the LOC115508417 gene encoding glutaredoxin-1-like, with the protein MEDSSLGGSCLSAWAQEFVNSKIQPGNVVVFIKPTCSYRRRIQKLLSQLSSQKGFWNLLIITATSYTIKIQNYLKQLTRSRKVPWVFIGKDCVSGCTYLTEMHHSGELLKQLKQIRGLQ; encoded by the coding sequence ATGGAAGATTCCTCCCTAGGAGGCAGCTGCCTGTCAGCATGGGCTCAAGAATTTGTGAACAGCAAAATCCAACCTGGAAACGTGGTTGTGTTCATTAAGCCCACCTGCTCCTACCGCAGAAGGATCCAAAAGCTCCTCAGTCAATTGTCTTCACAGAAGGGTTTTTGGAATTTGTTGATAATCACAGCCACTAGTTACACAATCaagattcaaaattatttgaaacaGCTCACAAGATCCAGAAAGGTACCTTGGGTCTTTATTGGTAAAGATTGTGTAAGTGGATGCACTTATCTGACAGAAATGCATCACAGTGGGGAACTGTTGAAGCAGCTAAAGCAAATTAGAGGTCTACAATAA